In Actinopolyspora saharensis, the genomic window GAGACCTCCCTGGACTGCCAACCGTCGGTGATGACCTCGCCCCGCAGCATCTCGAACAGCAGCCGTGCCCGTCCCCTGGTGGTGTGCTTCTCCTCGCGGGTCACCTGGTAGCTGGGGCACATGGTGTGCTCGGCCGAAGGGGTGCGGCAGGTGCCCACTCCCACGCAGCGCAGCGCGGCGTGCGCGAAGTCCCCGCCGTCCTGCGGGTAGGCGAGCTTGACCTCGGGCCGCGCCGGGTTGTAGTCCTTGCCCAGCCGCAGGTTCTCGTCCAGCCGGTAGGCATCGACCACCTTGCCCGGGTTCATCTTCCAGTCCGGGGCCCAGATCCGCTTGAACTCGCGCATCGCCTCCATGAGCCGCGGGCCGTACTGCTTTTCCAGCAGTTCCCCGCGTTGCTGCCCGTCGCCGTGCTCGCCGGACAGCGTCCCCCCGTAGGAGGTGACCAGGTCGGCGGCGCGCTGCATGAAGGACCGGTAGTCGCTCAGCCCTTCGGCGCTGACCAGGTCGAAGTCGATGCGCGAGTGAACGCAGCCCTCACCGAAGTGGCCGTACATCGCCCCGCGCAGCCCGTACTCGGCGTAGAGCTCCCGGAGCTCGCGCAGGTAGTCGCCGAGATGCTCGGGAGGCACCGCCGAGTCCTCCCAGCCGGGCCAGTGATCCTTCTCCCCGGGCGGGAAGGCCGTGGCGCCCAGGCCGCTCTCCCGGATGCTCCACAGCAGCTGGCTGTTGCCGCCTTCCTGAACGCTCCTGGAGATCACGATCCGGTCGGACTCGCAGCCGAGTTCGGTGCGCAACCACTCGACGAATCGCTCGGCGCGCTGCTGGGAGTGCCCCTCTGTGTCGGAGCCGAACTGCACCATCAACCACGCGTGGTTGTCGCCCATGCGGGGGAGTTCGTGCAGTCCCTCCAGGTTGATCCGTTCCTGCTGCTGGTCGCGGACCAGCCGGGAGTCGATGCCCTCCAGCCCTATCGGCCCCCACTGCCTGATGCGGGTGACGTCCGCGGCCGCGGCGACGATGTCCGGGTACTCCACGATCACGGTGGTGCGGTGGGTCATCGCCGGGGTGAGCAGCAGCGTGGCGTTCAGGACAGTGGCGCAGGTCCCCTCGGTGCCGACCAGGGCGCGGGCGACGTTGAACCCCTTCTCCGGCAGCAGTTCGTCGAGGTTGAACCCCGAAACCCGCCGCGGCAGCTCGTCCACCGAGGGAAAGCCGGCTCTGATGTCCGCGGCGTAGCGGTCCCTGAGGTCGCGCAGCGCGGCGTAGATCTCGCCCTTGCGCCCGCCCGCCGCGATGATCTCGTCGAGGACCTGCTCCTCGTCGGTGCCCACCCGGAACCGCTCGCCGTCGTAGGTGAGCACCTCCAGCTCCCGCACGTTGTCGGAGGTGCGGGGGCCGGGGCCGTAGAAGTGGGCCTGCACCGAGTGGATGCCGCAGGAGTTGTTCCCGATGTTGCCGCCTATGGTGCACCTGGAGTGCGAGGACGGGTCCGGGCCGAAGACGAGCCCGCGCTCCCCGGTGCTCCTGTTGAGCTCTTCGTTGATCACTCCCGGCTGCGCCGTGACCGTCCTCCGCGCGACGTCGACCTCCCCGGCGGAGGTCAGGTACTTGGAGAAGTCGACCACCACGGCGACGTTGACCGTCTCGCCGGACAGGCTCGTCCCGCCGCCGCGGGACAGCAGTGGTGCCCCGTAGCGGTGGCAGGCCACGGTCGTGGCGACCACGTCCTCGACCGTGGCGGGCAGCACCACCCCGAGCGGCACCTGGCGGTAGTTCGACGCGTCGCTGGCGTACATCGCCCTCGTGCCGGAGTCGAAGCGCACCTCCCCGAGAACGTGCCTGCGCAGCTGCGCTTCGAGTCCCTTCACGTTGACCGCGTCCGTTCCGACCATCCCGGCCGAGAACCGGGCGTCCGGGTGCGCCGGAACGGTGGCGCTGCCGTCCGCCATCAGCGTTCCCTGTTCCGCACCGAGCTTTTGACTGACTCGGTGAACTCGTGCATCTTCTGCTTGGCGCCCTTGGCGACGATCCCCCAGGTCTGGGGATCGCCTTCGCGCAGCGCCTGGGCCACCTTCTGGGCCTGCATGCTCTTGATGTGCGGCGGAACCGGGGGGACCTCGCTGTCGACCACGGCCTCCAGCACGACCGGTCCCTCGGCCCGCAGAGCGCGGTCCCAGGCCGAGCCGATCTCGTCCGGACTGTCGCAGCGGATCCCGGTGAACCCGAGCAACCTCGCCCACTCGGCGTAGGGCACGTCGGGGATGTCCTGCGAGCCGGGGAACTTCCGCTCACCGCCCATGGCCCGCTGCTCCCAGGTGACCTGGTTGAGGTCGCCGTTGTTGAACACGCAGAAGATCAGCGGGGAACGGTTCATCCGGTCCAGGTAGCGCTTGATGGTGATCAGTTCCAGCATGCCGTTCATCTGGAACGCGCCGTCACCGACCAGCGCTATGCACGGGCGGTCCGGATAGGCGAACTTGGCGCTGATCGCGTAGGGCGTTCCCGGTCCCATCGTGGCGAGGTTGCCGGAAAGGGAGGCCGACATCCCCCTGCGCAGCTTGAGGTGCCGCGCCCACCAGTTGGCCACCGAACCGGCGTCGGTGGTGATCACGCTGTTGTCCGGGAGCCGTTGGGACAGTTCGTGAACCACCAGCTCGGGGTTGAGCGGATCGGCCGAGTCGTGCGCGCGGTCGTCGAGCACCCGCCACCACTCGTCGACCTCGGTCTCGATCCTCTCCCGCCACGAGCGGTCCTGCTTGCGCTCGAGCATCGGGGAGAGCTCGCGCAGCGTTTCCCGCGAGTCCCCGATGAGCTGGGCGTCCATCGGGTAGCGGACGCCCATCATCCGCCCGTCGAGGTCGATCTCCACGCCCTTGCACTGCCCCTCGGGCGGCAACCACTCCGCGTAGGGGAAGCTGGTGCCGACGAACAGCAGCGTGTCGGCGTTCATCATCATCTCGTGGCTGGCGGTGGAGCCGAGCAGGCCGATCGGCCCGGTGACGTAGGGCAGGTCGTCCGGCAGCACCTCCCGGCCCAGCGAGGTCTTGGCCACGCCCGCGCCCAGCTTCTCGGCCACCTCGACGACCTCGTCGGCGGCCTTGGCGGCCCCCTGGCCGACCAGCACGGCCACCCGCTGCCCCTCGTTGAGGACGTCGGCGGCCTTGCGCAGCTCCTCCTGGGCCGGGATCGTCCGCGAGGCGGCGTAGCCTGCCGTGGTGTAGACGCCGCCGTGCACGCGCGGCGGCGAGGTCTGCTGCTCCTCCATCGCCACGTCCTCGGGAACGATGACCGTGGCGACCGTCCTGTTGGCCAGCGCGACCTTGCACGCCCTGTCGATCAGCTGGCGGGCCTGCGCCGGGTGCATGCAGGTCTGCACGTACTCCGAGACGTCCTTGTACAGCGTGTTCGGGTCGATCTCCTGCTGGTAGGCGCTGCCGAGCGAGATCCGCTTCTGCTGGCCGACGACGGCGACCACCGGCTGGTGGTCGAGCTTGGCGTCGTAGAGGCCGTTGAGCAGGTGGATCGTTCCACCGCCCGACGTGGCCATGCAGCAGCCGAGCTCCCCGGTGAACTTGGCGTGGGCCGTGGCCATGAAGGCGCCCATCTCCTCGTGCCTGGGCTGGATCAGCTCAGGATCGCCGTCGGCGCGGTCCAGCGCGCCCAGCAGGGAGTTGATCCCGTCCCCCGGGTAGCCGAAGATCCGGTGGACGCCCCACTGGCGGAGTCGGTCCAGTATGAAGTCGGCCGTCTGTGGCATGGGTTTCGTCCCCCTCGGACGTGGTGACGGACGCGGTCCTGGTGTTACCCCCGGTGAGCGGCTGTGAAACGCGAGTGGCATGTGCGCGCGGCCGTCGTGGTCCCCCGTGGTCGTGACGAGGTCGGCTGCGAACGCGATCCCGGTGGAGGAACTCGACGCCACGGCCTACGAGATCCCCACGGACCTGCCCGAGTCCGACGGCACGCTCAGCTGGGACTCGACGACGCTGGTGCTGGTCCGGGCGCGTGCCGGTGGTCGGTCCGGTATCGGCTACACCTGCGCGGGGCCGTCGGCGGCCACGGTGGTGCGCGGCGAGCTCTCCGAAGTGGTCCGGGGCGGGGACGCCCTGACTCCGCCCGCGTCGTGGCAGGCGATGCAGCGGGCCGTGCGCAACCTCGGCAAACCGGGCGTGGTGGCGGAGGCGATCTCTGCCGTGGACATCGCGCTGTGGGACCTGCACGCGCGGCTGCTCGACCTGCCGCTGTCGGTGGCCCTCGGCGCCATCCGCGCGGCCACGCCGATCTACGGCAGCGGCGGTTTCACCTCCTACGACGACGAGACCCTCGCCGAACAGCTCGCCGGGTGGGTGCGGGAGGGGATACCCCGGGTCAAGATGAAGGTCGGCCGCGAGCCGCGCGACGACCCGCGCAGGCTGGAGGTGGCCCGCTCGGCCATCGGCGAGCAACCGCAGCTGTTCGTGGACGCCAACGGGGCCTACGGCCGCACGGAGGCGGCCGGCCGGGCGGCTGAGTTCGCCGAGTTCGGGGTGAGCTGGTTGGAGGAACCGGTCACTTCGGACGACCTGGAAGGACTGCACCTGCTCCGGGATCGGGCTCCGGTGGGGATGGACATCGCCGCGGGCGAGTACGGCTACCACCTGCCCTGCTTCCACCGGATGCTCGCCGCCGAGGCCGTCGACTGCCTGCAGGCCGACGTCACCAGGTGCCTTGGGATCTCCGGGCCGCTGCGGACGGCCGCGCTGTGCGACGCGCGGGGCGTGGAGCTGTCACTGCACTGCGCGCCCCAGGTCAGCGCCCAGGTGGGGACTGCCGTGTGGCACCTGCGGCACCTCGAGCACTTCCACGACCACGTGCGCATCGAGCGGATCGCCTTCGACGGTGCGCTCGTCCCCGAACCCGGAGGACTGCTGCGGCCGGACAGGTCCAGGCAGGGACTGGGGCTGGAGGTCAGGCACGCCGATCTCGAGAGGTTCCGCGTTCCCTGAGAGAGCGGGGCGGAGCCGCTTTCCGGTGCCGCTCGCGCGCGGTGCTGCCCTCCCGACGCCCCGGTGGGGGACGGCGGGAGGGGCAACACCGGACAAGAGCGCGATCAGCTCAGTTTGTCCTTGACCTTGCCCACGATTCCCCGGTCCTCGGTGTTGGGGGCCGTGGTCTCACTGGTCGCGTACAGGTAGGGGTCGGGCGGTGGCGCCGAGGCCAGATCACCGAGGGGATCCGGCTGGTCGAGGTAGCTGAATTCGTGCTGCCCGTCGGGAGCGGTGCCCGATGCCCACTTGCCCTGGTCCGCGGTCGTGCCGTCCGAGAGCCCCCAGAGCGTGGAGTTGTGCTGCTGGTTCTCCTCGTCCAGCAGCGCGTTCGGGGCGATCGTGCCTTCCAGGCCGTCCTCCTGGAGCTGCTCGATGGCGGACAGCCACTGCAACTGGTGCATGGTGTCCCGCGCCAGGTTGAACTTGAGCATTTCCTTGACGCCGGGGTCGTCGGTCATGCGGTAGAGCCGTGCGGTCTGCAGACGTCCCTGGGACTCGGCGGCGACGTTGACCCGGAAATCCGCCAGCAGGTTACCGCTGGCGACGATGTACTTGCCGTTCCACGGAGTGCCGTCGCTGTCCACGGGCAGCGCCCCGCCGCCACCGACGATGGCCTGCTGCGGGTCCATGCCGCCCACGATCGCGCCCAGCACCGGGTCGTTGTCGACCATTCCGGCTGTGGTCTCGGAGGGGGCTCCTTCCAGGAGCCGGGCGATCATCGTAGCGAGCATTTCCACGTGGCCGAGTTCCTCGGTTCCGATGTCGAGGATCATGTCCTTGTACTTTCCCGGAGCTCGGCAGTTCCACCCCTGGAACATGTACTGCATGGCAACGGTCATCTCACCCCAGGCGCCCCCGACGAGTTCCTGAAGTTTCTTCGCGTAGAGCGGATCGGGCTGATCGGGTTTCGCCTCGAACTGCAAGCGCTGGGTGTGGCGGAACATGGAAGTCCCCTTCCTGGTGATTTGGTCGTGATCGTCGGTGGAATCCGTGTTTTTCTTCCGAATGGACGGTGGGGCATGCCGGCGCGGGGCGCAACATCAAATATTCTGCTGATCGCGCGGCGCTCGTTCCGTGCTCTCGATCATTATCTCGAATCTATTTTCGCGTTAGCGGATCGAAAAAACTCTCCACTGTGCTCCTTTTTGCGCTCGCGGTGGATCGCGGTTATGTCTTTTCCGCTCCTGGTGATCGAATGGGCGCGCGGTCCGGTGCGACCGGCCGGAGGTCCCTCCGAGCGATCGCCGCAGATCTCGCGTGGATGCGGAACGGACCGGCCGGGTGCGCACCGCTCGAGGACTGCCCGCCCGCTGCCGGGTCGGGTGAGTCGTCCGCCACCCGAGCGCCCCTCCGGGAACACCCCCGCTGCCCGTTGTTGTTGACTGTGCGTATGAGCACCGAGCAGCACACTCCCCGACGCGCCCGCGTCCGCGCTCCCGAGCCGACCGGGCGGGCATGGTTGAACACGGGCGGCGAGCAGCTGCGGCTGGCCGACCTGCGCGGAAAGATCGTGTTGCTGGACTTCTGGGCGTTCTGCTGCATCAACTGCCTGCACGTGCTCGACGAGCTGCGTCCGCTGGAACGCGAGTTCGCCGAGGAGCTGGTCACCATCGGGGTGCACTCGCCCAAGTTCGAGCACGAGGCCGACGCCGACGCGCTGGCCGCGGCCGTCGAACGCTACGAGGTGGGTCACCCGGTGCTCGACGACCCCGAGCTGGCCACGTGGCGCGACTACGCGGTGAAGGCGTGGCCGACGCTGGTGCTGGTCGACCCCGAGGGCTACGTGGTGCACGAAGCCGCGGGGGAGGGGCACGCCGAGGCGCTGCGCAGGATCATCACGGACCTGGTGGCCGAGCACGACGCGCGCGGCACCCTGCACCGGGGCAGCGGTCCGCGCGTCGTGGAGGAGAAACCGGACACCACGCTGCGCTACCCGAGCAAGGTGCTCGGCCTGGAAGGCGGCACGATGCTGGTCGCCGACTCGGCACGCCACTCGCTGGTCGAGTTCGCCGCCGACGGCGAGACCCCGCTGCGCCGCATCGGGAACGGCTCGCGCGGAGCCGCGGACGGCGATCCGGACGCGGCCTCCTTCCGCGAACCCGGTGGGATGACGCTGCTCCCGGAGCACGTCGCGGCCAAGGTGGGCTACGACGTGGTCGTCGCCGACACGGTGAACCACCTGCTGCGCGGTGTCCGGCTGGCCGACGGCGCGGTCAGCACCGTGGCGGGCACGGGACGGCAGTGGCGTGACGAAGAGCACACCGGACCCGCGCTGAGCACCGCGCTGACCAGCCCGTGGGACGTGGCCTGGTGGGAACGCGCCGGGGGCGTGGTGATCGCGATGGCGGGCAACCACACCCTGGGGCTCTTCGACCCGCTCGAGGGCGCCGTCTCCCGCTTCGGCGGGACCACGGTGGAAGGGCTGCGCGACGGCCCCCTCGACGAGGCCTTCTTCGCCCAGACCTCCGGGCTCGCCGTCGATCGGGGCGAGCCGGAGTCGGAGGGCGACGACAGGCTCTGGCTCGTCGACTCCGAGACCTCCGCGTTGCGGTGGGTGCGGCCCACCTCGGACGGCTTCGAGGTGCGCACCGCCGTCGGCAAGGGGCTGTTCGACTTCGGGCACGCGGACGGGCCCGCTCCCGAGGCCCTGCTGCAGCACCCGCTCGGGGTCGCTGTGCTGCCCGACGGGACGGTGGCGATCTGCGACACCTACAACGGCGCTATCCGCCGCTACGAGCCGGACAGCGACGCGGTTTCCACCCTGGCCACCGAGGTGGCCGAACCCTCGGGGGCGATCACCGCGGAAGGCGAGCTGGTGGTGGTGGCCGGTGCCGCGCACCGGCTGGAGCGTCCGGTTCCGCCCGGAGTCACCGCGCGGCTGGTGGAAGGGGCCTCGCAGCGGGTGGCCCGCCCGGCCACCGAGATCGGACCGGGAGAGGTGGAACTCGTCGTGGTGTTCGACCCGCCCCCGGGGCAGAAGCTGGACGAGCGGTACGGCCCGTCGACTCGCCTGGAGGTGAGCTCCTCCCCGGAGGGGATGCTGGTCTCCGGAGCCGGATCCGGGACCGGGCTGAGCAGGAGGCTGGTGCTGGGCGACGGCTTCGAGCACGGGGTCCTGCACGTGGTGGCGCAGGCGGCCAGCTGCGATGACGACAGCGGCGTCGAGCACCCGGCCTGCCGGTTGACCAGGCAGGACTGGGGCGTGCCGGTGCGGGTCACCCCCGATGGAGCGGACAGGCTTCCGCTGGTCATGGGCGGTCTCGACGCGCAGTGACCCCCGCCGTCCGCGTGGAGTGCGCAGCGCCGCGTCGCCCCGGCCGAGGGAGGAACACCGCGGGGTGAACGGTGTTCCAGCCGGGCAGGGCCTCGAGGAAGCCCTGCGGTCTCGGTCGGTTCGACGCGGCGCGTAAACTTTCCGGGTGACCGATGCCAAGCTTGAGATCCAGATGCTGCATGACCGAGTCATGGTGCGGGTCTCCGAAGAATCCGGTGAACGTCGCAGTAGCGGCGGCATCGTCATCCCGGCGACCGCCCAGGTGGCCAAGAGGCTGCTCTGGGGCGAGGTCTACGGCGTGGGCAGTCACGTGCGGAGTGTCCAGGCCGGGGACCAGGTGCTGTTCAACCCCGAGGAGCAGTACGAGGTCGAGGTTCAGGGTGATATCTACCTGGTGCTTCGGGAGCGAGACCTGCACGCCGTGGCTTCCGAGCAGACCGAACAGGGGACCGGACTGTATCTTTGATCGAGGTGCGCCCGGTTCGATGCGGCCCTCGTGCGGCTGACCGCACGTAGGATCAGGTCGGAAGCAGTGGAATGCCCCGCAGCCGGGCTGTACCGGTGATGGTGGTCGGCTGGCTGCTGTTCGTCGCCGACCCCACCGCACGACCGAGGAGAAGAGGACGCGGTGCCGGAAGACCACGAACGCCCCGAACGCACCGAGGGTGATCGGGAACCGCGAGCGGACGAGCCGACCGAACGGATCCGGTTTCTTTCCGGTGATCTGAGCGAGAGCGCGGCATCCGGTGCCGCGGAAGGCGACCGGGACTCCAGCTCCGCTCCGCACCGGGACGAGGACGGTTCGCCGGAGGGCGCGGACGACCTTTCCGAACGGGACACCAAGCCCAGAATGCGGGCCCCGGAGCAGCTCGGCAGCACAGAGGCTGTGGAGGCCGTGCCGGACGAGCGCCCCGGCGGCTCCGGAAACGGCCCGGAAGCGGGCACGGGGACCGGTGCGCGGTCGGAGGAGGAGCCGGAGTCGGACAGCGAGCGCACCGACACGATCCCGGTGGTTCCCCCCGATCCCGTTCCAGCCGAGCAGGACACCGAGCGGACCGAGTCCATCCCGGTGGTGACCGACAAGATCCCCGGTCCGGTGGCCGAGCCCGCCACCACCCAGGTGACCTCCGGTCAGGGGGTCTCCCCCCAGGCGGCCTTCGGACACCCGGGCGGCGAACCGCCACAGCTGTCGGGGACCGAGCAGTACCGGGCCGGACAGGGCGGAGAACCCCCGTTCGGCATGGCCTGGGGGACACCCGGTGCGGGGCAGCAACCGGAGGCGGCAGGCGGCGGGGACTCCCGCCGCAACAGAACGCTGTTACGCGCGCTGGTCGCCGCGGGTTTCACGATCGGCCTGCTGGCGCTGCTCTACATCGGGGACCTGGCCTTCAGCAGCGGCGCCGTGCCGCGCGGCACCACGGTGGCCGGAGTGGACGTCGGCGGGCTGGACCGCGCGGCCGCCGAGCGGAAGCTGCGCTCCGAGCTCGACACGACGTTGAGCGAGCCCGTCGAGCTGCGCGTGGGCAAGGCCCAGAGCAGCATCGACCCGCAGGCGGCGGGGCTGTCGATGGACTGGAAGGCGACGCTGGACGAGGCCGGATCGCAACCGCTCAACCCGGTCACCCGGGTCACGTCCTTCTTCACCACCCGGGAAGTCACCCCGGTGAGCAATGTGGACCGGGAGAGCCTCCGGAACGAGCTGACCGAGGCGCGTTCCGATCTGCACCGCGAGCCGGTGGAGGGAACGATCCGCTTCGAGGGCTCCGAGCCCACGCCCGTGTTCCCCGTGACCGGGCGCAACGTCAACGTCGACCAGGCCATGAACGTGGTCGTGCGGGACTGGGCGAGCAAGGGGCCGGTCCAGCTGCCCTTCACCACGCAGGAGGTCAAAACCACCGAGGCCGGGGTGCGCAGGGCGCTGGAGAACGTCGCCAAGCCCGCCGTGTCCGGACCGGTGACCGTCAACGGTGACGGGGTGCAGGCCACCCTCGCTCCGGCCGACATCGCTTCCGCGCTGCGCTTCGAGCCGAACGACTCGGGCGGACTCAAGTGGAACCTGGACGTTCCCAGTGCCAAGGAGGTCGCCCGGCCGCAGCTGAAGTCGACCCTCGAGGAGAGCAAGAGCGCCTCGTTCAAGTTCGAGGACGGCAAGCCGAAGGTCCAGCCCTCGAAGAAGGGCAGGAAGATCGACTGGAAGAAGACCTTCGCCCCGCTGGACAAGAAGCTGACCGAGTCCGGCTCCGACACCGTCGAGGCCGTCTACACTGACGTCCCCGCGGAGCTGACCACCGAGAAGGCCAAGTCGCTCGGCATCAAGGAGAAGGTGAGCACCTTCACCACGAAGGGCTTCAGCAAGGACTCGGGGACGAACATCCGGCGGGTCGCCCAGGAGGTCGACGGAGCGATCGTCAAACCGGGTGAGACCTTCAGCCTCAACGGGCACACCGGTGTTCGGCAGAAGGAGCAGGGCTACATCGCCTCGGGCATCATCAAGAACGGACGCCCGGACGAGGCCGTCGGCGGTGGCATATCCCAGTTCGCGACGACCCTGTTCAACGCCTCCTACTTCGCGGGGATGAAGGACGTCGAGCACTCCGAGCACAGCTACTACATAAGCCGCTACCCGATGGGGCGCGAGGCCACGGTGTTCCAGCGTCCCGACGGCACCAGCGTGATCGACGTGAAGTTCAAGAACGTCTCCGACAGCGGGATCCTGATCCGCACCAAGTGGACCCCGGACTCGATCACCGTCACCTTCTGGGGGACCAAGCAGTACGACGTCAAGTCCAAGACCGGGGACAAGACCGACGTCGTCAAGCCCGAGAAGAAGAAGCTCCCCGCCGGGGAGGAATGCATCTCCACCAAGGGGAAGGAGGGCTTCACCGTGCACGACACCCGGGTTCGGAAGAACCTGAAAACCGGGGAGGTCACCAGGAACCGGGAGAAGACCGTTTACGAGCCGCAGCCGATCGTGGAGTGCGTCGAGAAGCCCAAGGAGTGATCGTTCCACTGTGGGGCGCCTCCCACAGTGGGATGTCACATAGCGTGTGCGGGAATCTCAGCGATCGTTTCGGCGTGGGACCTCCTTGGAGGAGGTTCAACCCGAAACGGAGTGATTTCATGCGTGCCGCTGTTATTCACGGTGCCGGAGACGTGCGGGTCGAACAGGTCCCCGACCCGGTGTTGTCCGAACCGACCGACGCGATCGTGCGGGTCAGCCTGACCTGCATCTGCGGCAGCGATCTTTGGCCCTACCGCAGCATGGGCGAGGACCAGCCGAGCAGTCGGATCGGCCACGAGTTCGTGGGAGTGGTCGAGGAGGCCGGCTCCGAGGTGAGCGGGTTGCGTGCGGGCGACCTGGTGGTCTCCCCGTTCACGTGGTCCGACGGGGAGTGCACCCACTGCAGGGAACAGCTGTTCACCTCCTGCGTGAACGGAGGGCTGTGGGGCTCCGCCGGTTCGGACGGTGCTCAGGGCGAGGCCGTCCGGGTCCCCCACGCGGAGGGAACCCTGGTCCGACTGCCGGTGGAGCACGACGCCGCGTCCCTTCCCGCGCTGCTGACCCTGGCAGACGTGCTGCCGACCGGACACCACGCCGCTGTGTCGGCCGGGGTGACCCCGGGAGGCACCGCCACCGTCGTCGGTGACGGCGCGGTCGGGCTGTGCGGGGTGATGGCGGCCCGCAGGCTCGGTGCCGAGCAGATCATCGTCATGGGCAGGCACACCGACCGCACGAACCTCGCCCTCGAGCTCGGCGCCACCCACGTGGTTCCCGAGCGCGGGGACGAGGCAGTCGAGCACGTGCGGGAGCTGACGAAGGGCGAGGGCACCCGCTCGGTCCTGGAGTGCGTGGGCACCGGTGACTCGCTGCGCACCTCGCTGCGGCTGGCACGCGACGGTGGCCGGGTCGGCTACGTCGGCGTCCCCCAGGACGGCGAGGGCGTGGACGTGCGCGAGCTGTTCGGACGCAACGTGGGGATCGCCGGCGGGGTCTGCCCCGCGCGGGCCTACATCCCCGAGCTGCTGCCCGACGTGCTTTACGGAAAGATCGACCCCGCGCGCGTGTTCGACCGGGAGACCGACCTCGACGGGGTCCCCGCCGGATACGAGGCCATGGTCCAGCGGGAGTCGTTGAAGGTGCTCGTCCGTCCCTGACTGAGGACGTTTCCCGCTCGGCTCGGTGCGGGCGGTTCGTTTCGGCACTGGAGTGCTGAACGGAGTTCGTCCCCTCCGGTGCGTCGACACCGGAGGGGACGAACTCCGCGAAGGCTCTCCGCTCGGGCGGTCGAGCTGTCCGTTCTCGGCGCGCCGGCACCGAAACTCACCCCGCCCGCAGGCGGAACCGCCCGCAGGCGGAACCAGCTGAGCAGACCGAGCCGTGCGCTCCGATCACCTCAGAAGGCGGACTCGTCGACCTCCATCAGGGAGTTGTCGGTGGACTCGATGACGCGGCGCCTGGCGGAGAGCTCGGGCAGCACGTTCTTGGCGAAGAAGCGGGCCACGGCCACCTTGCCGTTGTAGAACGCGGCGTCCCTGTCGGAGGCCCCGCCGTCGAGCGCCCGCAGCCCCAGCTCGGCCTGGCGCAGCAGCAGCCAGCCGATCACCAGGTCACCCATGCTCATCAGCAGGGTCACGGCCTGCTGCCCGACCTTGTAGATCTCGTTGACGTCCTCCTGCGCGGAAGTGGCGAAGCCGATCATCGCCCCGATCATGGCCTGGGCGTCGTCCAGCGCCTGGTTGAGCAGCTCCCTCTCCTCCTTGAGCCGCTCGTCGGCGTCGGAGGCTCCCAGGGTCCGCTGGATCTCGTTGGCGACGTGCCCGATGGCCTGGCCGTTGTTCTTCACGATCTTGCGGAAGAAGAAGTCCTGGGCCTGGATCGCGGTGGTGCCCTCGTAGAGGCTGTCGATCTTGGCGTCGCGGATGTACTGCTCGATCGGGTAGTCCTGGAGGTAGCCCGAACCACCGAGGGTCTGCAGGGAGAGCGTGAGCATCTCGTAGGCCCGCTCCGAGCCGACGCCCTTGACGATGGGCAGCAGCAGGTCGTTGATCTGCTCGTGGAGCGTCACGTCCTCGCCGGACGCCTTGCCCTGGGCGATGCTGTCCTGGTAGGTCGCGGTGTAGCAGTAGACCGCGCGCAGCCCTTCCGCGTAGGCCTTCTGCAGCATCAGGATGCGCCGGACGTCCGGGTGGTGCGTGATGGTCACGCGCGGGGCGCTCTTGTCGGCCGC contains:
- a CDS encoding NHL domain-containing thioredoxin family protein, which produces MSTEQHTPRRARVRAPEPTGRAWLNTGGEQLRLADLRGKIVLLDFWAFCCINCLHVLDELRPLEREFAEELVTIGVHSPKFEHEADADALAAAVERYEVGHPVLDDPELATWRDYAVKAWPTLVLVDPEGYVVHEAAGEGHAEALRRIITDLVAEHDARGTLHRGSGPRVVEEKPDTTLRYPSKVLGLEGGTMLVADSARHSLVEFAADGETPLRRIGNGSRGAADGDPDAASFREPGGMTLLPEHVAAKVGYDVVVADTVNHLLRGVRLADGAVSTVAGTGRQWRDEEHTGPALSTALTSPWDVAWWERAGGVVIAMAGNHTLGLFDPLEGAVSRFGGTTVEGLRDGPLDEAFFAQTSGLAVDRGEPESEGDDRLWLVDSETSALRWVRPTSDGFEVRTAVGKGLFDFGHADGPAPEALLQHPLGVAVLPDGTVAICDTYNGAIRRYEPDSDAVSTLATEVAEPSGAITAEGELVVVAGAAHRLERPVPPGVTARLVEGASQRVARPATEIGPGEVELVVVFDPPPGQKLDERYGPSTRLEVSSSPEGMLVSGAGSGTGLSRRLVLGDGFEHGVLHVVAQAASCDDDSGVEHPACRLTRQDWGVPVRVTPDGADRLPLVMGGLDAQ
- a CDS encoding GroES family chaperonin, with the protein product MTDAKLEIQMLHDRVMVRVSEESGERRSSGGIVIPATAQVAKRLLWGEVYGVGSHVRSVQAGDQVLFNPEEQYEVEVQGDIYLVLRERDLHAVASEQTEQGTGLYL
- a CDS encoding VanW family protein, producing MPEDHERPERTEGDREPRADEPTERIRFLSGDLSESAASGAAEGDRDSSSAPHRDEDGSPEGADDLSERDTKPRMRAPEQLGSTEAVEAVPDERPGGSGNGPEAGTGTGARSEEEPESDSERTDTIPVVPPDPVPAEQDTERTESIPVVTDKIPGPVAEPATTQVTSGQGVSPQAAFGHPGGEPPQLSGTEQYRAGQGGEPPFGMAWGTPGAGQQPEAAGGGDSRRNRTLLRALVAAGFTIGLLALLYIGDLAFSSGAVPRGTTVAGVDVGGLDRAAAERKLRSELDTTLSEPVELRVGKAQSSIDPQAAGLSMDWKATLDEAGSQPLNPVTRVTSFFTTREVTPVSNVDRESLRNELTEARSDLHREPVEGTIRFEGSEPTPVFPVTGRNVNVDQAMNVVVRDWASKGPVQLPFTTQEVKTTEAGVRRALENVAKPAVSGPVTVNGDGVQATLAPADIASALRFEPNDSGGLKWNLDVPSAKEVARPQLKSTLEESKSASFKFEDGKPKVQPSKKGRKIDWKKTFAPLDKKLTESGSDTVEAVYTDVPAELTTEKAKSLGIKEKVSTFTTKGFSKDSGTNIRRVAQEVDGAIVKPGETFSLNGHTGVRQKEQGYIASGIIKNGRPDEAVGGGISQFATTLFNASYFAGMKDVEHSEHSYYISRYPMGREATVFQRPDGTSVIDVKFKNVSDSGILIRTKWTPDSITVTFWGTKQYDVKSKTGDKTDVVKPEKKKLPAGEECISTKGKEGFTVHDTRVRKNLKTGEVTRNREKTVYEPQPIVECVEKPKE
- a CDS encoding zinc-dependent alcohol dehydrogenase family protein codes for the protein MRAAVIHGAGDVRVEQVPDPVLSEPTDAIVRVSLTCICGSDLWPYRSMGEDQPSSRIGHEFVGVVEEAGSEVSGLRAGDLVVSPFTWSDGECTHCREQLFTSCVNGGLWGSAGSDGAQGEAVRVPHAEGTLVRLPVEHDAASLPALLTLADVLPTGHHAAVSAGVTPGGTATVVGDGAVGLCGVMAARRLGAEQIIVMGRHTDRTNLALELGATHVVPERGDEAVEHVRELTKGEGTRSVLECVGTGDSLRTSLRLARDGGRVGYVGVPQDGEGVDVRELFGRNVGIAGGVCPARAYIPELLPDVLYGKIDPARVFDRETDLDGVPAGYEAMVQRESLKVLVRP